GGTAGTCACCGAAGTCCCGTCCGGCCGCGCCGACGAGCGCCACGTCACCACCGAGCACCCCGATGGCGAAGGCCATGTTGCCCGCGACGCCGCCGCGGTGGATGACGAGGTCGTCGACCAGGAAGCTCAACGAAACCTTCTGCAGGTGCTCCGGCAGGAGTTGTTCGGAGAACTTGCCGGGGAACTTCATCAGATGGTCGGTTGCAATGGAGCCGGTCACGGCAATGGTCACGGGAGCTGCCCTTCGATATCTTTAACGTCGCCAAGCGAACACTACAGAGGCGGACGGGCGCGCGCTTCGGTCCGCAGCGGACAGCGGCCGGTGCGCTAGCCTGCAGTGGACTTCGTCGACCGATCGACTCTGACCGTCCGACGCCCGCCCCGATCCCGGAAAGCAGCCGATGTCCGGTCCTGTGCCGTATCCCGAATCCACTCCCCCGCAAGGCTTTCCGCCGAACCAGGGGCCTCTGTTCGCGCCGCCGCCGGCCGGCCCGTTCCCCGGCCCCTATCCGGGCGCGATGCCGCCGCCGGTGCAGTACCCCAAACGTAAACCGGTCCGCCTGATCCTGGCGGCCGTCGCCGCGGTGGTCGTCGTGGCCGCCGCCATCGGCGCGGTGCTGGTGATCTCCGCTACCGAGGACGAGCCGGCCGCCGCGTTGAACCCGGATACCGCGAAGACCGCCATCCAGGGTTTTCTGGATGCGCTGACCGACGGTGATGACCAGGCGATCGCCCGGCATGCCCTGTGCGGGCTATATGACGCGGTCGATGACCGCAGTTCGGACCTGGCGCTGGCCGATCTGACCTCGGACGCGTTCCGCAAGCAGTTCACCAAGGTCGAGGTGATCTCGGTGGACAAACTGGTGCCGTGGTCGACGAGTCAGGCCCAGGCACTGTTCACGATGCAGGTCGTGGCACCCGGCTCGGGCCGGGGGGCACCCAAGATCGGCAGCGAACTGCAGGTGGTGGCCCAGCTACTGCAGTCCGATGACGAGATTCTGGTCTGCTCCTACGTCCAGCGGGCTCGCTGAGCCCGCCGGCCGAGTCAGCAGATCAGTTGAACGAGTCGCCGCAGGCGCAGGAGCCGGTGGCGTTCGGGTTGTCGATGGTGAAGCCCTGCTTCTCGATGGTGTCGACGAAGTCGATGGTGGCGCCCTGGATGTACGGCGCGCTCATCCGGTCGACGGTCAGCGCCACGCCACCGAAGTCGGTGGTCAGGTCGCCGTCGAGGGTGCGGTCGTCGAAGAACAGGTTGTAGCGCAGACCGGCGCAACCACCCGGCTGAACGGCGATGCGCAGTGCCAGATCGTCACGACCCTCTTGGTCGAGCAGTGCCTTGGCCTTGCTGGCGGCCGCCTCGGTCAGCACCGCACCATGGGTTTCGGTGGTGGTGTCGTCCTGAAGAGTCATTGCAGTCTCCTGAAGTACCGGTAGTGATTGGCGCAATCGCGATGTAGTCAACGGTACCTTGCCGGCGTGCTATTCCCGACCCGTGCGCGTGGATCGGTCGGGCCAGTTGGCGGCGGTCCGCCGGGCCAGCCCCTGTAACTGCGTCCGGGCTTCGTCCATCGCCCGCTGCACGGACCCGGCGAACTCGGTGATGGAGTGCGCGGCGGCGATACCGGCCGGGTCCAGCGCGGCCGGATCCAGGGTGACCTGCCCGGCCAGCACCAGCACCGGGGTTCCGCGTGCACGGGCCCCGGCGGCCAGCGCGCTGACCACCTTGCCGTGCAGCGATTGGTCGTCGAAACGGCCCTCACCGGTGATGATGAGGTCCGCGGCGGCCACGTCCGCGGCCAGGTCGGTGTGTTCGGCGATGACCGCGGCGCCCGGTTCCCGGCGCCCGCCGAGGGCCAGCAGGGCTGCTCCGATCCCGCCGGCCGCGCCGGCCCCCGGCTGGTCGGCGACGTCGCCACCGAGTTCGGCGGCCCAGCTCCGCAGCCGGGTCTCCAGTAGTTCGACGGTGGCCGGGTCGGCGCCCTTCTGCGGTCCGAACACCGCGGCGGCGCCCATCGGGCCCAACAGAGGGTGTTCGACATCACTGGCGGCGATCAGTTCGATGCCGGCCAGCCGGGCCCGGGCGGCGTCCACACCGCCGAGGGCCGTCACCAGGCCACGGCCCCCGTCGGTGCACGAGCTGCCGCCGAGCCCGACGACGATGCGCCGGGCGCCCGCGTCGATGGCGGCGGCGATGAGTTCCCCGACGCCCGCGCTGTGTGCGGCGACCGCGGTGCGCGGGTCGGGCGGCCCGCCGAGCTGCGTCAGCCCGCAGGCCTGCGCACACTCGATGTAGGCGGTCTGCCCGTGCAGGACCCAGTGCGCGGTCACCCGCTCCTGGAGCGGCCCGCTGACGACGGCCGTCTGCAAACCTCCGAGGCGGCTGGCCAGGACGTCGACGAATCCGGGGCCGCCGTCCGATTGCGGGGCCAGCGTCAGCCGATCGCCACCGCGGGCCGCCCGCCACCCCGCGGCGATCGCCTCCGCGGCCTGTACCGCAGTGAGGCTGTCTCCGTAACAATCCGGCGCGATCAGCACGCCCAGGCCCGTCATTCCAGCAGCGTAGAGCCTCACTTTCGGAGGTGCATGCCGGGCGGCCGGCGCCCGGGAAGTAATCTGGACGGCGTGAATCTGCTCGGCCGCAAGAAGGACAATCCGTCACCGGAGGACGACCGATCGACCCCTCAGGAGGCCACCGGGGACGACACCGTTCCGCGGGTGACCGCCCCGAAAGGCCGGCCGACCCCCAAGCGCAGTGAGAGCAGCCGCCGGCGCGGCCCGGTCGCGCCGGCGCCCATGACCACCGCCGAAGCCCGCAAGCGCCGCAAAGAGGTCGGTGGCCCCAAGCTCACCAAGGAAGAGAAGCGCGCGCAGAAGCTGACCCGGCGCGCCGATATGGCCGACCGTCGCGAACGGATGATGGCCGGCGAGGACGCCTACCTGCTGCCCCGCGACAAGGGCCCGGTCCGCCGTTACGTCCGCGACCTGGTCGACGCCCGCCGCAATCTGCTCGGCCTGTTCATGCCGATCGCGCTCGGCCTAATCCTGATCACGCTGTCGGTGCCGTCGCCGGCGGTGCAGCAGCCGCTGTCGTTCGCGATGCCGGTGCTGCTGCTCGTGATGGCCATCGACGGTGTGCTGGTGGGCCGGTACGTGAACCGCAAGGTCGACGAGAAGTTCCCGGACAACACCGAGACCGGCTTCAAGCTGGGCTTCTACGCCGCCAGCCGCGCCTCGCAGCTGCGCCGGATGCGGGCGCCGCGGCCGATGGTCAATCGCGGCGACGACGTCTGACTCGGTACATGCCCGGTCGCTCCGCTCGCCCTGGGGTGCGGGTATTGGTCCTCGGCGGGATCCGGTCGGGTAAATCGCACTGGGCCGAGACCGATATCGACGCCCCCGCCGTGCGGTACGTGGCCACCGGCCGCACCGACTCCACCGACCCCGAGTGGTCCCGGCGTGTGCACGCCCATCGCAGCCGTCGCCCGGCACACTGGTCGACGGTCGAAACCGCCGATGTGGCAACCGAATTGCGCACCGACACCCGGACCGCGACGTTGGTCGACGATATCGGCGGCTGGCTGACCGCCATCATGGACCGCCGCGACGCCTGGACCGGCGGGTCGGTGGATGCAGATATCGACGAATTGTGCTCCGCTGTCGGAGGATTCGCTGGCGAGCTGAGCCTGGTGAGCCCCGAGGTGGGGTTGACGGTGGTCCCCGCGACCGCGGGTGGCCGGCGCTTCGCCGACGAGCTGGGCACGCTCAACCAGCGGCTCGCCGCACTGTGTGATCGGGTGGTGCTCGTGGTGGCCGGGCAGCCACTGGTGGTGAAGGGCCCCCGCGCACACGAGGAGCAGATATGAGCACGTTCCCCGCGGTGGTCCCGCCGGATCCCGAGGCCGAGCGTGCCGCCCGGGCCCGCCAGCGCAGCCTGACCAAGCCGCCCGGATCGCTGGGTCGGCTGGAAGACCTTTCGGCGTGGGTGGCCGCCTGCCAGGGCGCCTGTCCCCCAAAGCAATTCAGCCGTGCCCGCGTTGTGGTGTTCGCCGGTGACCACGGGGTGACCGCGGCGGGAGTCTCGGCGTTCCCGTCCGAGGTGACCGCGCAGATGGTGGCCAACTTCGACGCCGGTGGAGCCGCGATCAACGTGCTGGCCGAACTGGCCGGCGCCGGGGTCCGAGTCGTGGACATGGCCGTGGACACCGATCGGAGCGACGACGCGATCGGTGCGCACAAGATCCGCCGCGGCAGCGGCAACATCGCCGTCGAGGACGCGCTGACCGCCGAACAGGCCGCCGACGCCGTCGCGGCCGGGCGCACCATCGCCGACGAAGAGGTGGACGCCGGCGCCGATCTGCTGATCGCCGGTGAGATGGGCATCGGGAACACCACCCCGGCAACGACGTTGATCGCGGCGCTGACCGGTTCGGAACCGGTGGCGGTGATCGGACGCGGCACCGGCATCGACGATGCGGGCTGGGCCCGCAAGGCGTCGGCGATCCGCGACGCGCTGTACCGGGCCCGCGGCGCGGTCGCCGATCCGCTTGCGCTGCTGCGGGTGTGCGGTGGCGCCGATCTGGCCGCGATGGCCGGCTTCCTGGCCCAGGCCGCGGTGCGGCGCACCCCGGTGCTGCTGGACGGCGTGGTGGTCACCGCGGCCGCCCTGGTCGCCGAACAACTCGCCCCGGGCGCATCCGCCTGGTGGCGGGCCGGGCACCGGTCCACCGAGCCGGCGCACACCCTGGCGCTGCAGCAGCTGGAACTGGAACCGATCCTGGATCTCAAGATGTGCCTCGGCGAGGGGAGCGGCGCCGCGGTGGCCCTGCCGGTGCTGCGCGCCGCGGTGGCCACCCTGGCTTCGATGGCCACCTTCACCGAAGCCGCAGTGGCGGGCGCACCCGACCCGGTCTCATGATCTCTTCGCTCGCTTCGGCCTTCGCGTTCAGTACCGTGCTGCCGATCCGGAGCGACCGGCCGTTCGGGCGCGGCGCGCTGACCGCGCTGCCGGTCGTCGGGGTGGTGCTCGGCACCGTGGCCGCCGCCGTGGTGTGGGCCGGCACGGAGCTGTTCGGGCCCGGCGCGCTACCCGGTGTGCTGGCGGTCGCGGTGCTCCTGCTGCTCACCCGCGGCCTGCACATCGACGGGTTCTCCGACACGGTCGACGGGCTGGGCTGCTACGGGCCTCCAGAGCGGGCACTGACCGTGATGCGGGGCGGGACGGCGGGGCCGTTCGGGGTGGCCGCCTGCGTGCTGGTCATCCTGGTGCAGGGCCTGACCTTCGGCGCCGTCGAACCGGTGGCGGTCGTCGTCGCCGTGGCGGCCGGCCGGGTCGCGGTGCTGCTCACCTGCCGCCGTTCGGTGCCCGCCGCACCCGGCAGCACCCTGGGCGCACTGGTCGCGGGCACCCAGCCGCTTCCGGTGGTGGCCGCCTGGGCGCTGGTGCTGGCGGCAGCGGCGGCGTTCGCCACTCCGCGGCCGTGGCAGGGCCCGCTGGTGGTGGTGGTGGCGCTGGGCCTGAGCGCGGCGCTGGTGGCGCACTGTGTGCGCCGGTTCGGTGGCATCACCGGTGACGTGCTGGGCGCATCCGTCGAGGTCACGACGACGCTGACGGCACTGGGCCTGGCGATCCATTAGCGTCGGAGGGGTGAGTGCGCCGACCTTCACGCTGGACAACCGCTTCGCCACCGACCTGCCCGAGCTGACGATCAGCTGGCAGGCGCAGTCCCCGCCTGCCCCGACCCTGCTGTTGCTGAACGAGACGCTGGCCGATGAGCTGGGCCTGGATCCAGACTGGCTGCGCACCCCCGACGGCGTCGGGCTGCTCACTGGCACGGCCCTGCCCGCGGCGGCCACGCCGGTGGCCCAGGTGTACGCGGGCCACCAGTTCGGCGGGTTGCAGCCACGCCTCGGCGACGGCCGGGCACTGCTGCTCGGCGAATTCGGCGACGGCCGGGACCTGCACCTCAAGGGGTCCGGCCGGACCCCGCTGGCCCGCGGCGGGGACGGGCTGGCCGCGGTCGGCCCGATGGTCCGCGAATATCTGATCAGTGAGGGCATGCACGCGTTGGGCATCCCTACCACCCGCTCGCTGTCGGTGGTGGCCACCGGCGCGACCGTGTACCGCGAAACTCCCCTGCCGGGCGCGGTGCTGGCCCGGGTGGCCGCCAGCCATCTGCGGGTCGGCTCCTTCCAGTACGCCGCGGGCACCGGGGACCTGGGGCTGCTGCGCCGGCTGGCCGACCATGCCATCAGCCGTCACCATCCCGGTGCCGCGGCGGCCGCCAACCCGTATCTGGCGTTGTTCGACGCGGTCATCACCGTGCAGGCTGAGCTGGTGGCCCGCTGGATGCTGGTCGGCTTCGTCCACGGCGTCATGAACACCGACAATGTGACCATCTCCGGCGAGACCATCGATTACGGGCCCTGCGCGTTCATGGACACCTTCGACCCGGCGACCGTGTTCAGCTCCATCGACGGGTGGGGCCGCTACGCCTACGGCAACCAGCCGTCGATCACCGGGTGGAATCTGGCGCGGCTCGCCGAGACGCTGCTGCCGCTGATCGACGACGACGTCGAGAAGGCCATCGAGATCGCCACCGAGACCCTCGGTGATTACGCCACCCGCTACCAGCAGGCCTGGCGCGCGGGGATGCACGTCAAGCTCGGCCTGCCCGCGGGCACCGACGACGGGCTGGTCGACGAGCTGCCCGCGCTGTTGGAAGAGCACAAGCTGGACTACACGTCGTTCTTCCGGGGGCTGGCGCGCGGCGACGTGGCGCTGGGCCTGATGAACTGGGTGCAGCGCTGGCGCGCGCACCGGCCCGACACCGAGGCGATGAACCGGGTCAACCCGGTCTACATCCCGCGCAACCACCTGGTCGAGGAGGCGCTGGCCGCCGCCACCGCCGGTGACCTTGATCCGGCGGCCCGCCTGCTGGACGTGCTCGGCGATCCGTTCACCGAGCGGCCGGGCCTGGAGCGCTACGCCGCCCCCGGGTCCGAGGACTTCGCCGCGAGCTACCGCACCTTCTGCGGCACCTAGCGGCATCCATCCCCCGGGTCGCTTCGCTCCTGCCCCTGGGTCGCTCAGTTGAGCTTGGACATCCAGCCGTGCGTATCGGCGAAGGTGCCGCGCTGGATGCCGGTCAGGGTGTCACGCAGGGCCATGGTGATCTCGCCCGGCTGGCCGTCGGCGATGGCGAACTCCCCGTCGCGGTGCTTGACGTTGGAGACCGGGGTGATGACGGCTGCGGTACCGCAGGCGAACACCTCGGTGATCTCGCCCGCGGTGGCCTTCTTCTGCCACTCGTCGACATCGATCTTGCGTTCCTCGATGGCGAAGCCGGCATCGGTTGCCAACTGCAGCAACGAATCCCGGGTGATGCCCGGGAGCAGCGAGCCGGACAGTTCGGGCGTGACCAGGCGCGCCGACCCACCGCTGCCGAACACGAAGAACAGGTTCATCCCGCCCATCTCTTCGACGTAGCGGCGCTCGATCGCATCCAGCCACACCACCTGATCGCAGCCCTGCTCGGCGGCCTGGGCCTGCGCCAGCAGCGAGGCGGCATAGTTGCCGCCGAACTTGGCGGCGCCGGTGCCGCCCGGCGAGGCCCGCACGTACTCGTGCGACAGCCAGACGCTGACCGGCTTGATCCCGCCCTTGAAGTACGCCCCGGCGGGTGAACCGATGACCAGGTAGCGGTATTCGTCGGCGGGACGCACGCCGAGGCCGGGCTCGGTGGCGATGATGAACGGACGCAGGTACAGCGATTCCTCACCGCCGGCGGCGGGCACCCAGGCCTCGTCGACCGCGATCAGCCGGCGCAACGATTCCAGGAACACGTCGGTGGGCAGCTCGGGGATGGCGAGCCGGTGCGCCGAGGACTGCAGCCGGGCGGCGTTGGCCTCCGGCCGGAACGACACGATGGAACCGTCGGCCCACCGGTAGGCCTTCAGGCCCTCGAAGATCTCCTGGCCGTAGTGCAGCACGACGGCCGAGGGGTCCAGCTCGATCGGGCCGTACGGCACCACCTGCGCGTCGTGCCAGCCGTCGGCCCTGGTGTAGGAGACCGACACCATGTGGTCGGTGTGATAGCGACCGAATCCCGGGTCGGCGAGGATGCCTGCTCGTACTTCATCACTTGCCGGGTTGGTGTTGCGGGCAAGTGTGAACTCGAGGGGGCGGTCAGTCATGGACCGATTGTATCGCCCGAGGCTAGCGAGTTTTTACCGCCACGAACGGTGGGGTGACCACCTCGCATTCCAGTGCCCGGCCCCGTACGTCGACGGTGACCGTCTGCCCGTCGGCGATGCCGGCCGCGCTGTCGATCAGCGCCAGCGCGATACCGACTTTGAGTGTCGGAGAAAAGGTTCCCGACGTGGTGACACCGATCGGGGTCCCGCCGTCGCCATCCAGGACGGTCAGGTCGGCGCGCAGCACTCCCCTGCCCAGCGCCCTGAGTCCACGCAGCACCCGCTTGGGCCCGGCCCGCTTCTCGGCGAGCAGCGCCTCCCGGCCCCAGAACTGCTCCTTCTTCCACCCGACGGCCCAGCCGGTGCGGGCCTGCAGCGGAGAGATGTCGAGGGAGAGTTCGTGCCCGTGCAGCGGGTAGCCCATCTCGGTGCGCAGGGTGTCCCGGGCGCCGAGGCCGGCCGGCTCCCCGCCGGCGGCGCGGACGGCCTCGACCAGCGCGTCGAACACCACCCCGGCCCGGTCCCATTCCGGCAGCAGCTCGAACCCGTGTTCACCGGTGTAGCCGGTGCGGCACACCCGGGTGAACACGCCCTCGAATTCGGCGTCCGCGTAGCCCATGTAGTCCATCGATGTGGGCAGGCCCAGTCCAGCGACGATCTCGGCGGCCTTCGGGCCCTGGACCGCGAGCACCGCGTAGGAGCGGTGTTCGTCGGTGATGGTCAGCCCGGCCGGGGCGTGGCGCTGCAGTTCGGCGACCACCGCCGCGGTGTTGGCCGCATTGGGCACCAGGAAGATCTCGTCATGGGCGACGTAGTAGGCGATCAGGTCGTCGATCACGCCCCCGGACTCGTTGCAGCACAACGTGTACTGCGCCTTGCCCGGCCCGATCCGGTTGAGGTCGTTGGTGAGTGTGGCGTTGATGTAGGCGGCCGCGCCCGGGCCACGCACCAGCGCCTTGCCCAGGTGGCTGACGTCGAAGAGGCCCACGGAGTTGCGCGTCGCGTTGTGCTCGGCGACGGTGCCCGCATACGACACCGGCATCAGCCACCCGCCGAACTCGGCGAAACTCGCGCCCAGCGCGCGGTGGCGGTCTTCCAGCGGTCCGTGCAGCAGGTTGTCACTCACGAACCCACCCTAATCCGCACCCGATGCGCGGGGTCCGACTGCCACACTTGGCGGGTGGCCGATCTCGACGCACTGCAGGCGGCCGGTATCGCCGACGCGCACCGGCGGGCGCCGCTGATCGAATACCTCGAGGGGCTCGGATTCACCGCCGAGGAGATGGTGGAGGCCGAGCGCCGGGGACGGTTGTTCGGGCTGGCCGGCGACGTGTTGCAGTGGTCGGGCCCGCCGGCGTACAGCCTGCGATCGGCGGCCGAGACGCTGGGCCTGCCGGTCGAGGACGTGGCCCGGGCCTGGGCGGCGCTGGGTCTGACGGTGGACGGCCTCGATGAGCCGGCGCTGAGCCAGGCCGATGTCCACGGGCTGGGCACCTGGGCCGATATCCGGGGGATCCTCGGCGACGAGGCGGCCACCGGGTTGCTGCGGGTGATGGGGGCCAGCATGGCGCGGCTGTCGGAGGCCATCTCGTCGACCATCCGGGCCGGGTCGCCGGACATTCAGATCGAGCAGTCCCACGATGAGCTGCGCACCGCCCGGGCGTACCGGGCCGCGGCCGCCTTCGTCCCGCGACTGGGCGAGATGATCGACGCGGTGCACCGCCACCACCTGATGACCACCCGCCGGTACTTCGAGCACGTGGTGCGCGACGGGTCGGCGAATGTGGTCTGCGGGGTCGGGTTCGCCGACCTGTCCGGGTTCACCGCACTCACCCAGACGCTGACCACCGTCGAGTTGTCCGAGTTGCTCAACGAGTTCGGCGCGGCGACCGCCGATGTCGTGCACGCCGCCGGTGGCCGGCTGGTCAAGTTCATCGGTGACGAGGTCATGTGGGTGGCCTCGGACCCCGGGCAGCTGCTGCGGGTGGCCGTCGGCATCGTCGGGCACCCGCGGGCGGCGGAGGCGGGGCTGCAGATCAGGGCGGGTCTGGACCACGGCACGGTGCTGGCGATCAGCGGGGACTACTTCGGCAACCCGGTCAACCGGGCGGCCCGGCTGGTCTCGGCGGCCGCACCCGGCCAGATTCTGGTTTCCGAGACGGTGCACGCCCTGCTACCGGAGCAGCCGACCGGCCCTCCGCAGGCCCTGAGCCTGAAGGGGTTCAGCGAGCCGGTCACCGCGTATCCGCTGACCTGATTAGGGTGAACGGGGTGAGCAGCGCAACTGGTTATCAGGCCCCCACCGTCACCGTCAGCTCGTCCCTGCCCGCCAGGGGCCTTTCCGAGGCCGTCCTGGTCGTCGGCGTCGTCACCGGTGACGACGGTCCGGTGGTGGCCCTGGCGCAGACCCACGTGTCCGCCGCGGCGACCGCGGCGATCGAGTCCGGGCTCAAGGCGCTGGGGGGCACCGGCGGCGAGGGCCAGCTGCACCGACTGGTGATCGCGGAGCTTCCGGTGGCCAGCGTGCTGACCGTGGGCCTGGGTGAGCCGCGGGACTGGCCCGCCGACACCATCCGCCGGGCCGCCGGCGCGGCGGCCCGCTCGCTGGACAAGGTCTCCACCGTGGTGGCCGCGCTGGCCGCGGTGGACCTGGAGGCCACGGTCGAGGGTCTGATCCTGGGCGCCTACCGGTTCACCGAGTTCCGCAGCGACAAGACCGCACCCAAGGACAAGGGCCTGGGCAAGATCATCGCGCTGGCGGCCGATGCCAAGGCGGCGACCAAGGCCACCGCGCAGCGTGCCGTGGACATCGCCTCGTCGGTGGCCACCGCCCGCGATTTCGTGAACACCCCGCCCAGCCATCTCTACCCTGCCGAATTCGCCAAGCAGGCAAAGGCTTTGGGCGAGTCGGTCGGCCTGCAGGTCGAGGTGCTCGACGACAAGGCGCTGGCAAAGGCCGGCTACGGCGGCATCGTCGGGGTGGGCAAGGGCTCGTCCCGGCTGCCCCGACTGGTGCGGCTGACCCATAAAGGCAAGGGCCGCAACCCCAAGCGGGTCGCACTGGTCGGCAAGGGCATCACCTTCGACACCGGCGGCATCTCCATCAAGCCGGCCGCCAACATGCACCACATGACCTCCGACATGGGAGGCGCGGCCGCCGTCATCGCCACCGTGGTGCTGGCCGCCAAGCAGAACCTGCCCATCGACGTCATCGCGACCGTGCCGATGGCCGAGAACATGCCCTCGGCCACCGCGCAGCGTCCCGGCGATGTGCTCACCCAGTACGGCGGCATCACCGTCGAGGTGCTCAACACCGACGCCGAGGGCCGGCTGGTCCTGGCCGACGCCATCGTGCGGGCCTGTGAGGACAACCCGGACTACCTCATCGAGACGTCCACCCTGACCGGTGCGCAGACGGTCGCACTCGGGGCCCGCACCCCAGGCGTGATGGGCAGCGACGAGTTCCGGGACCGGGTCGCCAAGCTCTCGCAGGAGGTGGGCGAGAACGGTTGGGCCATGCCGCTGCCCGAGGAACTCAAGGACGACCTCAAATCGACCGTTGCCGATCTGGCCAACGTCAGTGCCTCGCGCTACGCCGGCATGCTGGTGGCCGGGGTCTATCTGCGCGAGTTCGTCGCCGAGGACGTGCAGTGGGCGCACATCGACATCGCCGCACCGGCCTACAACACCGGTGGCCCGTGGGGCTACACGCCCAAGGGCGGCACCGGGGTTCCGACGCGGACCATGTTCGCGGTCCTGGAGGACATCGCCCGCCAGGGCTGATTCAGCCGCGCCGAGCGCGGGTGATCTCCCCGCAAAAATTGGTGTCTCACGTGACCCCCGGCCGGCATTAGGCTGTTTGCTGACGCAATGAGCCGACCGGGGGGGACGGAGACTGTCGTGGAGGTCGACCCAGAGATCCTGCGCGCGTTCGCCGGTCAGGTGGACATCACCGCAGGTCTGATACGCGAGGCCGACGTCGGCACCAAGGTCGGCACCGCGGCGGACGGCCTGGACGGGTCGACGACCCAGTGGGCCGTACGTCTGGTCGGTGCACACGTGAAAACAGTGGTCGACGACATCGCCGCCAACGTCGACGAGATGGGGGTGGCCGTCCGCGGCGCGGGCGACACCTACGAGGTCTCCGACAGCAGTCTGGCGGGCAGCTTCGGCGGAATCTTCTGACGCCGTGCTGCCCTCCCGTCCCCGGCTCGAAGGTTGGAATCCGGACTCGTTGGCGTTCGCCGCAAAGACGGTGCGGGACAACGGCGTGGCCGTCGGGGAGGCGGTGAGCCGGGCCCACACGAGCATCGGGGAGATGCCGGAGACGCGGGCCTGGAAGGGCCCGGCGCACACCGCGGCCACCGAGATGTTCGGGCGGGCCAAGACGCGGACAGATGCGTTGGCGGAGTACACCTCCGCGATCGCCACAGCCCTCGAAGACGGTGCCGGATCCATCGGCGCAGCCCGCACGGCCTTGTTGAACAAGGCCGATGCGATCGACATGACCGGCCAGTTGCGGGTGAGTGATCAGTGGGTCGTGCTGGTCACCGGCGGGCAGATGACCGCCGAGCAGGCCGCCGCCCTGGAGAAGCGGGCCCAGGCCGAACAGGTCACGGTCAACGGACTGTTGTCGGCGGTCAGTGCGGCCGACGACGAGACGGCCGACAGCGTGATGGCTGCCGGGAAGAAGCCCGGTTTCGAGGCTCCCGACCCGACCGGTCCAGAGAATCTGTTGCCCGGAGTCGCGAGGCCCGGCGATGACGTTCCCAATCCGATGACGATGACGGGCGTGATGCAGCAGGCCATGCTGCGGGATATCGAGATGTCACAGACGATCAGGGATACAAAGGTCGAGACGGACGGGGACGTCACCACCACGACGCACACCATGCAGGACGGCAGCACTCAAGTCATCACCGAGGACAACGAATACAAATGGGACCGCGGCCCGACGCTGCGGGTGACCCACTACGACAAGGACGGAAATTTCGTGTCGCAGACAAGCACGGTGACGTGGAAGCCCGACACGACGTATGCGCTCAGGGGTGCCACCACCACCTCGACTCGGCTGGCCGACGGCACCGTCCTCGAAAACACCCAGTGGCCGGACGGCCGCGCCACGGCGACCGTGC
This region of Mycolicibacterium diernhoferi genomic DNA includes:
- a CDS encoding branched-chain amino acid aminotransferase; the protein is MTDRPLEFTLARNTNPASDEVRAGILADPGFGRYHTDHMVSVSYTRADGWHDAQVVPYGPIELDPSAVVLHYGQEIFEGLKAYRWADGSIVSFRPEANAARLQSSAHRLAIPELPTDVFLESLRRLIAVDEAWVPAAGGEESLYLRPFIIATEPGLGVRPADEYRYLVIGSPAGAYFKGGIKPVSVWLSHEYVRASPGGTGAAKFGGNYAASLLAQAQAAEQGCDQVVWLDAIERRYVEEMGGMNLFFVFGSGGSARLVTPELSGSLLPGITRDSLLQLATDAGFAIEERKIDVDEWQKKATAGEITEVFACGTAAVITPVSNVKHRDGEFAIADGQPGEITMALRDTLTGIQRGTFADTHGWMSKLN
- the gcvT gene encoding glycine cleavage system aminomethyltransferase GcvT, translating into MSDNLLHGPLEDRHRALGASFAEFGGWLMPVSYAGTVAEHNATRNSVGLFDVSHLGKALVRGPGAAAYINATLTNDLNRIGPGKAQYTLCCNESGGVIDDLIAYYVAHDEIFLVPNAANTAAVVAELQRHAPAGLTITDEHRSYAVLAVQGPKAAEIVAGLGLPTSMDYMGYADAEFEGVFTRVCRTGYTGEHGFELLPEWDRAGVVFDALVEAVRAAGGEPAGLGARDTLRTEMGYPLHGHELSLDISPLQARTGWAVGWKKEQFWGREALLAEKRAGPKRVLRGLRALGRGVLRADLTVLDGDGGTPIGVTTSGTFSPTLKVGIALALIDSAAGIADGQTVTVDVRGRALECEVVTPPFVAVKTR
- a CDS encoding WXG100 family type VII secretion target, whose protein sequence is MEVDPEILRAFAGQVDITAGLIREADVGTKVGTAADGLDGSTTQWAVRLVGAHVKTVVDDIAANVDEMGVAVRGAGDTYEVSDSSLAGSFGGIF
- a CDS encoding leucyl aminopeptidase; amino-acid sequence: MSSATGYQAPTVTVSSSLPARGLSEAVLVVGVVTGDDGPVVALAQTHVSAAATAAIESGLKALGGTGGEGQLHRLVIAELPVASVLTVGLGEPRDWPADTIRRAAGAAARSLDKVSTVVAALAAVDLEATVEGLILGAYRFTEFRSDKTAPKDKGLGKIIALAADAKAATKATAQRAVDIASSVATARDFVNTPPSHLYPAEFAKQAKALGESVGLQVEVLDDKALAKAGYGGIVGVGKGSSRLPRLVRLTHKGKGRNPKRVALVGKGITFDTGGISIKPAANMHHMTSDMGGAAAVIATVVLAAKQNLPIDVIATVPMAENMPSATAQRPGDVLTQYGGITVEVLNTDAEGRLVLADAIVRACEDNPDYLIETSTLTGAQTVALGARTPGVMGSDEFRDRVAKLSQEVGENGWAMPLPEELKDDLKSTVADLANVSASRYAGMLVAGVYLREFVAEDVQWAHIDIAAPAYNTGGPWGYTPKGGTGVPTRTMFAVLEDIARQG
- a CDS encoding adenylate/guanylate cyclase domain-containing protein; the protein is MADLDALQAAGIADAHRRAPLIEYLEGLGFTAEEMVEAERRGRLFGLAGDVLQWSGPPAYSLRSAAETLGLPVEDVARAWAALGLTVDGLDEPALSQADVHGLGTWADIRGILGDEAATGLLRVMGASMARLSEAISSTIRAGSPDIQIEQSHDELRTARAYRAAAAFVPRLGEMIDAVHRHHLMTTRRYFEHVVRDGSANVVCGVGFADLSGFTALTQTLTTVELSELLNEFGAATADVVHAAGGRLVKFIGDEVMWVASDPGQLLRVAVGIVGHPRAAEAGLQIRAGLDHGTVLAISGDYFGNPVNRAARLVSAAAPGQILVSETVHALLPEQPTGPPQALSLKGFSEPVTAYPLT